The following coding sequences lie in one Prevotella nigrescens genomic window:
- a CDS encoding Fe-S-containing hydro-lyase encodes MEEKRIISAPFTDETIRSLHAGDMVYISGTIYTARDAAHKRLCEMLDAGEPMPFNFEGQAVYYAGPCPAKPGQPIGSVGPTTGGRMDAYSPRLIQQGLRVMIGKGSRSEEVIDALKEHTGVYFAAIGGAAALMAKAVKEAEVIAFDELGTEAIRRLRVEELPVIVAIDHEGNDMYKLGVEKYRQ; translated from the coding sequence ATGGAAGAAAAACGAATTATATCAGCTCCCTTCACCGACGAAACCATACGTTCGCTCCACGCAGGCGATATGGTTTACATTTCGGGCACTATATATACGGCGCGCGATGCTGCACACAAGCGTCTTTGCGAAATGCTGGACGCAGGCGAACCTATGCCATTCAACTTTGAGGGTCAGGCGGTTTACTATGCTGGCCCCTGCCCTGCCAAGCCGGGACAACCCATCGGTTCTGTCGGTCCGACTACGGGTGGACGCATGGACGCCTACTCGCCACGCCTCATTCAGCAAGGCTTACGCGTCATGATAGGCAAAGGCTCTCGTTCCGAAGAGGTTATCGACGCACTCAAAGAGCACACTGGCGTTTACTTCGCTGCCATCGGTGGTGCTGCCGCCCTTATGGCAAAGGCAGTAAAAGAAGCCGAAGTCATCGCTTTCGACGAGCTCGGCACAGAGGCTATACGCCGCCTCCGTGTAGAGGAACTGCCTGTAATCGTAGCCATCGACCACGAAGGAAACGATATGTATAAGCTCGGTGTAGAGAAATACAGGCAGTAG
- a CDS encoding fumarate hydratase, producing the protein MREIEASRITELVEKLCIEACYVLADDIYNKLAICQKQEKSPLASEIIGTIVKNADIARTERVPMCQDTGMTVVFVRMGQECHVTGGFIEEAINQGVRQGYANGYLRKSVVKDPIDRVNTTDNTPAIIHYEIVSGDEFHITVAPKGFGSENKSGLKMLTPSAGVKGIKEFVIDTIFHAGGNPCPPIIVGIGIGGTMERAAFLSKKALLRPVGSVSKKPHVAQLEKELLEEINKLGIGPCGFGGTTTALQVSILTNATHIAGLPVSVNIGCHATRHAEGSL; encoded by the coding sequence ATGAGAGAAATTGAAGCATCAAGAATTACGGAGTTGGTAGAAAAACTCTGTATAGAAGCATGTTACGTGCTTGCCGACGATATATACAACAAGCTCGCAATATGCCAGAAACAAGAGAAATCGCCCTTGGCAAGCGAAATCATCGGTACGATAGTAAAGAATGCCGACATTGCCAGAACCGAGCGTGTGCCTATGTGTCAGGACACAGGAATGACGGTTGTGTTCGTCAGAATGGGACAAGAGTGCCACGTTACGGGCGGTTTCATCGAGGAAGCCATCAACCAAGGCGTGCGCCAAGGCTATGCAAACGGCTATCTGCGCAAGTCGGTTGTGAAAGACCCGATAGACCGTGTGAACACCACCGACAACACACCAGCCATCATTCACTACGAAATCGTATCGGGAGATGAGTTCCACATCACCGTAGCACCAAAGGGTTTCGGCAGCGAAAACAAGAGCGGACTGAAGATGCTTACGCCCAGTGCAGGCGTGAAAGGAATCAAGGAGTTTGTCATCGACACCATTTTCCACGCTGGCGGCAACCCCTGCCCACCCATCATCGTGGGCATTGGTATCGGTGGAACTATGGAGCGGGCAGCCTTCCTCAGCAAGAAAGCCCTTCTACGCCCTGTTGGCAGTGTGAGCAAAAAGCCTCACGTAGCCCAGTTGGAGAAAGAATTGCTGGAAGAAATCAACAAGCTCGGCATCGGTCCCTGCGGTTTCGGCGGCACGACAACAGCCCTGCAAGTAAGCATTCTCACCAATGCCACCCACATTGCAGGCTTGCCCGTCTCGGTAAACATTGGCTGCCACGCCACACGACACGCCGAAGGTTCACTCTAA
- a CDS encoding DUF4387 domain-containing protein — MAQYKLIDVASVIRSKNSGPFELTFDVIFKDFDMYNKVKAANIFNEKMFCELYHIKTEDIINIIHFDPAKAIKVTIVRPIPSGSLGETDVYGAQQHTPLMKMTFEL, encoded by the coding sequence ATGGCACAATACAAATTAATAGACGTGGCTTCGGTTATTCGCAGCAAGAATTCGGGGCCTTTCGAACTTACGTTCGATGTCATTTTCAAGGACTTTGATATGTATAATAAGGTAAAGGCAGCCAACATTTTCAACGAAAAAATGTTCTGTGAACTCTACCATATCAAGACAGAAGACATCATTAACATCATTCACTTCGACCCTGCAAAAGCCATCAAAGTAACCATCGTCCGCCCTATCCCATCGGGTTCGTTGGGCGAAACCGATGTGTACGGCGCACAGCAGCACACACCTTTGATGAAGATGACCTTCGAATTGTAA
- a CDS encoding acyclic terpene utilization AtuA family protein, whose protein sequence is MEEIRILSTTAILGYGFPMESFVEGMKRKPHVIAVDAGSSDPGPYYLGAGKSFTDRNSVKRDLEIMIPAGIEAKVPVIVGTAGGSGARPHVKFVLDIIREIAKEKGLSFKMAVIESEFEKDFIKEELRKGKVTPLAPAKPIGEKDIDEAVHIVAQMGEEPYIKALEEGADVIIAGRSYDPSVFAALPIKEGFPKGLAIHLGKILECAAICALPGSGSDCMFGYLHHDDFVLEPLSSARKCTTLSIAGHTLYEKTNPYILPGPGGAINLHECKFEQVDDNKVRVSGSKFVPTDKYYVKLEGVRRVGFRTMSPAAVKDPIMISKIDEITEAVRARVEDNFKKYGITDFFLDFKIYGKKGVMAMFKGIEESHSDELLIIIEAVADSQETANTICSFARSTMLHFGYEGRYSTSGNLAFPFSPSDCKMGEVYEFNVYHLLEVDDPTSLFPITYVNFDKGECK, encoded by the coding sequence ATGGAAGAAATCAGAATACTTTCCACTACGGCGATATTGGGCTATGGTTTCCCGATGGAATCGTTCGTAGAAGGAATGAAACGTAAACCACATGTAATTGCAGTAGACGCTGGTTCATCAGACCCGGGACCTTATTATCTTGGCGCAGGCAAGTCGTTCACCGACCGCAACTCGGTAAAACGCGACTTGGAAATCATGATTCCTGCGGGCATCGAGGCGAAAGTACCTGTCATTGTAGGTACTGCCGGTGGTAGCGGGGCACGTCCTCACGTAAAATTTGTGCTCGATATCATTCGCGAAATAGCCAAAGAGAAAGGGCTTTCTTTCAAGATGGCAGTAATAGAATCGGAATTTGAGAAAGACTTTATCAAGGAAGAACTTCGCAAAGGAAAGGTAACTCCACTTGCTCCGGCTAAGCCTATCGGAGAGAAAGACATAGACGAAGCCGTTCACATCGTGGCACAAATGGGCGAAGAACCTTACATCAAGGCATTGGAAGAAGGGGCAGACGTTATTATTGCTGGTCGTTCTTACGACCCATCTGTATTCGCAGCCCTTCCAATAAAGGAGGGATTTCCTAAAGGTTTGGCTATCCACTTGGGCAAAATATTAGAGTGTGCCGCTATCTGCGCACTGCCGGGAAGTGGTAGCGACTGTATGTTTGGCTATCTGCACCACGACGATTTCGTGCTCGAACCATTGTCGTCAGCTCGTAAATGTACTACTCTTTCCATTGCAGGACACACTCTTTACGAGAAGACCAACCCATACATATTGCCTGGTCCGGGCGGTGCCATCAACCTGCACGAATGCAAATTCGAACAGGTAGACGACAATAAGGTACGTGTTTCAGGCTCCAAGTTCGTACCAACCGACAAATATTACGTTAAGCTCGAGGGTGTTCGCCGGGTAGGTTTCCGCACTATGTCGCCTGCAGCGGTTAAGGATCCCATCATGATTTCTAAGATAGACGAAATCACAGAGGCTGTTCGCGCTCGCGTAGAGGATAACTTCAAGAAGTACGGCATAACCGATTTCTTCCTCGATTTCAAGATTTACGGCAAGAAAGGCGTTATGGCTATGTTCAAAGGAATAGAGGAATCGCACTCTGATGAACTGCTCATCATTATCGAAGCCGTGGCAGATAGTCAGGAAACAGCCAACACTATCTGCAGCTTTGCACGCAGTACGATGCTCCACTTCGGCTATGAAGGTCGCTATTCCACATCAGGTAACCTCGCCTTCCCGTTCTCTCCATCAGACTGTAAGATGGGCGAAGTTTACGAATTCAACGTCTATCACCTCTTGGAAGTAGACGACCCAACAAGTCTCTTCCCTATCACTTACGTCAATTTCGACAAGGGAGAATGCAAGTAA
- a CDS encoding methylaspartate ammonia-lyase, with product MKIKKVVCAPGKTGFFFDDQKAIKAGAKNDGAFYIGTPMTPGFKQVRQAGESISVMFILENGAIAFGDCAAVQYSGAGGRDPLFLAKDFIPVIEKEIAPLYEGKEITSFRKMADLVDKAVSPSTGKIYHTAIRYGVTQACLDAVAKSQAKLMAQVVADEYGTEVSKKMIPIFSQSGDDRYLNADKMIMKCADVLPHALFNHVETKVGLKGEKIKEYIEWLRNRVLELRPCECYNPTFHIDVYGTLGIVFNNDFEAIAKYIGEVAEIAKPFHLRVEGPVDMGEREAQIDALAAIRAAMDRDGIDAEIVADEWCNTLEDIKAFTEKKAGHMAQIKTPDLGGINNTIEAVLYCKEHGMGAYLGGTCNETNRSAEVCANIAMATQPVQYLAKPGMGVDEGYMIVFNEMSRILALTAE from the coding sequence ATGAAAATCAAGAAAGTTGTATGCGCTCCGGGCAAAACGGGATTCTTTTTCGATGACCAGAAAGCCATCAAAGCTGGTGCAAAGAATGACGGTGCCTTCTATATTGGGACTCCAATGACACCCGGTTTCAAGCAAGTAAGACAAGCCGGCGAGTCTATCAGCGTTATGTTTATCCTTGAGAACGGTGCCATCGCATTCGGAGACTGTGCTGCCGTACAGTATTCAGGTGCCGGTGGGCGCGACCCACTGTTCCTTGCCAAGGACTTTATCCCAGTTATTGAGAAAGAAATAGCACCACTTTACGAAGGAAAAGAAATTACATCGTTCCGCAAAATGGCTGACCTCGTAGACAAGGCAGTAAGTCCGTCTACAGGAAAGATATATCACACCGCCATAAGATATGGTGTAACACAGGCTTGTCTCGATGCCGTTGCAAAGAGCCAAGCCAAATTAATGGCACAAGTAGTAGCCGATGAATATGGCACAGAGGTTTCCAAGAAGATGATTCCTATCTTCTCTCAATCGGGAGACGACCGCTACCTGAATGCAGACAAGATGATAATGAAGTGTGCAGACGTGCTTCCCCACGCACTTTTCAATCACGTTGAGACAAAGGTTGGACTGAAAGGCGAAAAGATTAAGGAATATATAGAGTGGCTCCGCAACCGCGTGCTCGAGCTCCGTCCATGCGAATGCTACAACCCAACATTCCATATCGACGTCTACGGTACACTCGGCATCGTGTTCAACAACGACTTCGAGGCTATCGCCAAATACATTGGCGAAGTGGCAGAAATAGCAAAACCGTTCCACTTGCGTGTAGAAGGACCAGTTGATATGGGCGAGCGCGAAGCACAAATCGATGCTCTGGCTGCTATCCGCGCAGCGATGGACCGCGACGGTATCGACGCTGAAATCGTTGCAGACGAGTGGTGCAACACACTGGAAGACATCAAAGCGTTCACTGAAAAGAAGGCTGGGCACATGGCACAGATAAAGACGCCCGACCTCGGAGGCATCAACAACACCATCGAAGCCGTACTTTACTGCAAGGAACACGGCATGGGTGCCTATCTCGGTGGTACTTGCAACGAAACAAACCGCTCTGCAGAAGTTTGTGCAAACATCGCCATGGCAACCCAACCTGTACAGTATCTTGCAAAACCGGGTATGGGTGTAGACGAAGGCTACATGATTGTCTTCAACGAAATGAGCCGCATCTTGGCTCTCACCGCCGAGTAG
- a CDS encoding methylaspartate mutase subunit E: MELKNKKLTDDEFFKERADVLNQWETGKDVDFQEAVDYQKSIAPEKRFSYKLQKAVENGDTLIQPRAGVALYEEHIKLLRFLEDEGGADLLPSTVDSYTRLNRYKECEVGIQKSFETNRSMLNGFPIVNYGVDICRKVTSAVKNPVQVRHGTPDARLLTEISIAGGFTSYEGGGISYNIPYSKAHPVDQVIHHWQYTDRLVGLYEEAGVSINREPFGPLTGTLIPPCISNTVAVIEAVLAATQGVRDLTVGYGQCGNLIQDVAAIRSLDIMTRKYLDKFGYKDARVTTVFHQWMGGFPQDEAQAFGVISWGSAAGALAKATKVIVKTPHEAMGIPTKEANAAGLRATKQVINMLKDQNFREIPAVVDESEIIMQEMECMLNKVEELGKGDWAVGTCAAIEAGVIDIPFAPSKYNAGKVLPARDNQGAIRLLNMGNMPLSDDLVTFHRQKLEERAKAENRPVSFQMVIDDVYAIGKGHLVGRPKNN; the protein is encoded by the coding sequence ATGGAATTAAAGAACAAAAAACTAACCGACGACGAGTTTTTCAAGGAAAGAGCCGACGTCCTTAACCAATGGGAGACGGGGAAAGATGTAGACTTCCAAGAAGCAGTAGATTACCAAAAGAGCATTGCACCGGAGAAACGCTTCTCTTACAAGCTGCAGAAAGCCGTAGAAAATGGCGACACACTCATTCAGCCACGTGCCGGTGTGGCACTCTACGAAGAGCACATAAAGCTGTTGCGCTTCCTCGAAGACGAAGGCGGAGCCGACTTGCTGCCCTCTACCGTAGACAGCTACACCCGTCTGAACAGATACAAAGAATGCGAAGTTGGTATTCAGAAGAGTTTTGAAACCAACCGTTCCATGCTCAACGGATTTCCAATTGTGAACTATGGCGTGGACATTTGCCGCAAGGTTACATCGGCAGTAAAGAACCCTGTGCAGGTGAGACACGGAACTCCTGATGCTCGTTTGCTTACCGAAATCTCTATTGCAGGTGGTTTCACTTCGTACGAAGGTGGCGGAATTTCCTATAATATCCCCTATTCTAAGGCGCACCCAGTAGACCAAGTAATTCATCATTGGCAGTATACTGACCGCTTGGTAGGTCTGTACGAGGAAGCGGGCGTGTCGATCAACCGCGAGCCATTCGGCCCTCTTACTGGTACACTTATCCCTCCTTGCATCTCAAATACGGTGGCTGTGATCGAAGCAGTGCTCGCTGCAACACAGGGAGTACGCGACCTTACTGTTGGATATGGGCAGTGTGGAAACCTCATTCAGGACGTTGCCGCAATACGTTCGCTCGACATCATGACCCGCAAATACCTTGATAAGTTCGGCTACAAGGACGCTCGTGTAACCACAGTGTTCCACCAATGGATGGGCGGTTTCCCACAAGACGAGGCACAAGCGTTCGGTGTTATCTCGTGGGGCTCGGCAGCCGGTGCACTTGCAAAGGCTACAAAGGTTATCGTGAAGACTCCTCACGAGGCTATGGGTATCCCAACCAAGGAAGCCAACGCTGCCGGACTGCGTGCTACGAAGCAGGTCATCAATATGTTAAAAGACCAGAACTTCCGCGAAATACCTGCTGTTGTAGACGAAAGCGAAATCATTATGCAGGAAATGGAGTGTATGCTCAACAAGGTCGAGGAACTCGGCAAGGGCGACTGGGCTGTGGGAACTTGCGCTGCTATCGAAGCCGGTGTAATCGACATACCATTCGCACCAAGCAAGTACAACGCCGGTAAGGTGTTGCCTGCACGCGACAATCAAGGTGCTATCCGCTTGCTGAACATGGGTAACATGCCGCTCAGCGACGACTTGGTAACCTTCCATCGCCAGAAATTAGAGGAACGTGCGAAGGCAGAAAACCGTCCTGTCAGCTTCCAGATGGTTATCGACGACGTTTACGCAATCGGTAAGGGACACCTTGTAGGACGCCCGAAGAACAACTAA
- the glmL gene encoding methylaspartate mutase accessory protein GlmL produces the protein MKYLTVDFGSTYTKLTAIDTERGDVIGTAAAFTTIETDVMEGFNNGMQQLEAQMGHFEYDRLLCCSSAAGGLKMVALGLVPELTAKAAKMAASSAGAKVVKTYSFEISHTEQQEIYDINPDLVLLCGGTDGGNKDVIIANAKRLCAIDRDFSIIAAGNKTASDELEEIFKASNKKKCVIAENVMPQFNVININPAKQKIKELFISRIIEAKGLSRIQEMSGYDIIPTPLAVLTGCELFSKGYGRDEGMGDMMAVDLGGATTDIYSMAKGEPTVAEVITKGLPEPYSKRTVEGDLGMRYSLTAMADEINMEVFADELGIEQSKIEDWIKRCVAAPSTLPQTDEEARIEQGLARNAVKVAVERHCGYFEPAFTPMGQVFTLTGKDLSDVPYIVGIGGSIKNSSNPKQILSGAEKKASRDPMFAKPKAPKYMLDKKYIFASMGLLSTFEPHLALAIMKKEITEI, from the coding sequence ATGAAATACCTTACAGTAGACTTTGGTAGCACATACACGAAGCTGACGGCGATAGACACCGAAAGGGGCGATGTAATAGGAACAGCGGCTGCCTTCACCACCATCGAGACCGATGTGATGGAGGGATTCAACAACGGCATGCAGCAACTCGAAGCCCAAATGGGACACTTCGAATACGACAGACTGCTCTGTTGCAGCAGTGCTGCGGGAGGTTTGAAGATGGTTGCACTCGGATTAGTGCCCGAACTTACAGCAAAAGCAGCCAAAATGGCAGCATCGAGCGCAGGCGCAAAGGTGGTAAAAACCTACTCGTTTGAAATATCACACACCGAACAGCAGGAAATTTACGATATCAATCCAGACTTGGTTCTACTCTGCGGAGGTACAGACGGAGGCAATAAAGACGTTATTATAGCCAATGCCAAACGACTATGTGCCATCGACCGCGACTTCTCTATCATTGCAGCAGGCAACAAAACCGCTTCCGACGAACTCGAAGAAATCTTCAAGGCATCGAACAAAAAGAAGTGTGTCATTGCCGAAAACGTAATGCCGCAGTTCAATGTCATCAACATCAACCCTGCAAAACAGAAGATTAAGGAACTCTTCATCAGCCGAATCATTGAGGCAAAAGGACTTTCAAGGATTCAGGAAATGAGTGGTTACGACATTATTCCCACACCATTGGCTGTTCTGACAGGTTGCGAACTCTTCAGCAAGGGCTACGGACGCGACGAAGGAATGGGCGACATGATGGCTGTAGACCTCGGTGGCGCAACCACAGACATATATTCTATGGCAAAAGGAGAGCCCACGGTAGCCGAGGTTATCACCAAGGGACTGCCCGAACCGTACAGCAAACGCACCGTAGAAGGTGACCTCGGAATGCGCTACAGCCTTACGGCGATGGCGGACGAGATAAACATGGAGGTGTTCGCAGACGAACTCGGGATTGAGCAAAGCAAGATAGAAGACTGGATTAAACGGTGCGTTGCCGCTCCTTCCACCCTTCCGCAGACCGACGAAGAAGCACGCATAGAACAAGGATTGGCACGAAACGCCGTGAAAGTGGCAGTAGAACGCCACTGCGGATACTTCGAACCTGCCTTCACACCAATGGGACAAGTGTTCACGCTGACGGGGAAAGACCTTTCCGACGTGCCCTATATAGTAGGTATCGGTGGTTCTATCAAGAACAGCAGCAACCCTAAGCAAATCCTAAGTGGTGCAGAAAAGAAAGCATCGCGCGACCCAATGTTTGCCAAACCCAAAGCCCCGAAGTACATGCTCGACAAGAAATACATCTTCGCATCAATGGGATTGCTGAGCACTTTCGAGCCGCATCTGGCGCTGGCAATCATGAAAAAGGAAATAACGGAAATATAA
- the glmS gene encoding methylaspartate mutase subunit S — protein sequence MEKKTVVTGVIGADAHAVGNKIIAFALEQHNYNVVNLGVMVAQEEYIAAAIETNADAILVSSMYGHGEIDCQGLREKCDEAGLKGIPIFVGGNLVVGKQNFEDVEKRFLAMGFTKVYPPGTDIEISIKDLDKVLGKED from the coding sequence ATGGAAAAAAAGACAGTAGTAACTGGCGTCATTGGAGCCGATGCACACGCAGTCGGCAATAAAATCATTGCTTTTGCACTCGAGCAACACAACTACAATGTGGTGAACCTCGGCGTAATGGTAGCACAGGAAGAATACATTGCAGCTGCCATTGAGACCAATGCCGATGCCATTCTTGTATCGTCAATGTATGGTCATGGCGAAATCGACTGCCAGGGACTGCGCGAAAAGTGCGACGAAGCAGGACTGAAAGGCATTCCCATCTTCGTAGGCGGCAACCTCGTGGTAGGCAAGCAGAACTTTGAAGACGTGGAAAAACGTTTCCTCGCAATGGGTTTCACAAAGGTATATCCTCCCGGAACTGACATCGAAATCTCTATCAAAGACCTCGATAAGGTTTTAGGGAAGGAAGACTAA
- the tilS gene encoding tRNA lysidine(34) synthetase TilS, producing MLNKVKTFIDTHKLLPLDGRYIVGLSGGADSVALLLILKELGYYVEAAHCNFLLRGEESQRDEDFCIKLCKENNIELHLIHFDTAEYAELHKVSIEMAARTLRYNYFEALRHDIDADAICIAHHRDDSVETVLLNLVRGTGLRGLMGIQPINGNIIRPLLCCSKAEIEAYLTTKKQVFVTDGSNLVADIKRNKLRLEVVPKLRELNPSFDETVMKMSEDLDEAKKIIISSIENAFPNIVSTEKGDAGTLFLQLMKGKPKQALPNLRINIAALREYVSPEYFLFFLLAPYGFTPSQVRGITSSLSSDSGKEYMTGSYTLLFDRKMMLLLRHEENAPKPLRLPETGRYIYSEQCKIEIKEEVVDSNFVIPTDTNQIVVDKAAVHFPLTLRRVEVADRFHPFGMRGSKLVSDYLTDLKVDAVSKRRQLVLVDGNGEIIWVVGRRSSETYRICNTTAMALHIRFLQS from the coding sequence ATGTTGAATAAGGTAAAGACATTCATCGACACCCACAAACTGCTCCCGTTAGATGGCCGATACATCGTTGGACTGTCGGGAGGAGCCGACAGTGTGGCTCTGTTACTGATACTAAAGGAGTTAGGCTACTACGTTGAAGCAGCACATTGCAACTTCCTTCTGCGTGGAGAAGAGAGCCAACGAGACGAAGATTTCTGCATAAAACTGTGTAAGGAGAACAATATAGAACTACACTTAATTCACTTTGATACAGCAGAATATGCCGAACTGCATAAAGTAAGCATAGAAATGGCTGCACGTACGTTGCGCTATAACTATTTTGAAGCCCTGCGACACGACATTGATGCCGATGCCATTTGCATTGCCCACCACCGAGACGATTCGGTTGAAACCGTCCTCTTAAATCTTGTCAGAGGCACCGGACTACGTGGATTGATGGGCATTCAACCTATTAACGGCAACATTATCCGACCGTTACTCTGTTGTTCCAAGGCGGAGATAGAGGCTTATTTAACCACGAAAAAACAAGTTTTTGTAACCGATGGCAGCAATCTTGTTGCCGACATAAAGCGGAACAAACTCCGATTAGAGGTTGTTCCAAAGCTAAGAGAGCTTAATCCCTCGTTCGATGAAACGGTTATGAAGATGTCGGAAGACCTTGACGAAGCGAAAAAAATAATCATTTCATCGATAGAAAACGCCTTTCCAAACATTGTTTCGACAGAGAAAGGAGATGCCGGCACCTTGTTCCTGCAACTCATGAAAGGAAAGCCGAAACAGGCATTGCCCAACCTTCGCATCAACATTGCTGCCCTAAGGGAATACGTCTCGCCCGAATATTTCCTCTTTTTTCTGCTCGCTCCCTACGGATTTACCCCTTCGCAAGTCAGGGGTATAACATCTTCCCTATCTTCAGATAGCGGAAAAGAATACATGACAGGTAGTTATACGCTTTTGTTCGACAGAAAGATGATGCTCTTGTTACGGCACGAAGAGAACGCACCGAAGCCGCTGCGACTGCCCGAAACGGGTAGATATATCTACTCGGAACAATGCAAGATAGAGATAAAGGAAGAAGTTGTAGATAGCAATTTCGTTATACCGACAGATACAAACCAAATAGTTGTAGACAAGGCAGCAGTGCATTTCCCACTTACCTTGCGCCGTGTTGAGGTGGCAGACCGCTTCCACCCTTTCGGAATGAGGGGTTCGAAACTTGTCAGCGACTATCTTACAGACCTGAAAGTAGATGCGGTCAGCAAACGGCGACAGCTTGTTTTAGTCGATGGAAACGGCGAAATTATATGGGTAGTAGGGCGTCGTTCCAGCGAAACATACCGTATTTGTAATACTACTGCCATGGCTTTGCACATTCGTTTCCTGCAATCTTAA